Genomic segment of Candidatus Eremiobacterota bacterium:
AAAGGTCGAGGGGAAATACGGCTACTATGACCTTATGTGTTATGGTCAGGACGGCGTTGAGGGAGAAGATGACATCGTAAGCTGGAACATGCCCGAAGAGTAAATCAATCCCGCCGATATTTTTGGCAGGTGTTGTTGACAGGTCTCCATAAAATTGTTATACTATCTGAAGTGTTTACCATGCGTTATATAAACTATATATGGTAATCTATAAAATAGAGAGAAAGGGTGGTGAAACAAAGTGGCAACAGCAAAAAAGACGACGACAGTGAAAAAGGCCTCCACAACGAAAAAAGCCGAAGCTCATCATGAAGTGCCTGAGAAGCATCATGAAGCCAAGCACGTTGAAAAAGAGCATGTTGAAGCTCCTGCTGAAAAGAAGGAATCGCGCCCCAGAGTATATTAGTACCTGCGGTACACGAAGATATTGGATTTTGAGAAAAGAACCTGGCGTTCATACCAGGTTTTCTTGTTGTTGGCCTCTCTCCCGGCCTGGCATGCCCGGCAAGAGGAGAAAGGGAGCGCTCCATGGAAACATATACTCGCCGCCATGAGGCGGGAGGGCAGAGTGGCAGGATTTTCTCAGGGAGGTATCTGAGGAATATTCATGGTTACGAAAGCAGGGTGCATAAAGGCTGTCGTGGTGGTTCTCCTTATTGGTGCCGCCGTGGCCGGCATTTATTATTATACCTTACAGAAAAAGCCAAGACCAGTAGCACCGGAGCCCCCTTCGGCCTATGAAGGCCAGGTGAGGATAGGGGTCACGGATCGAACCTCATCGCTTCTTTTCTATGCCCTGGGAAACCTCATGAAAGGCAAAGGCTATGAGGTCATTCTGATACCGGTAAGTGACCCTGACGAGGTGTGGGGCCGCCTGGCGGCAGGAAGCATCGACGTGACATGTGCGCCCATTGACGCCATCGCTCTTGGTTTCGCAAGGCAGAAACCGGGGGCTGTCATCTTCAAAGTGGCCACGAGCTGCGGAGCCGATGCCATAGTCGTAAAGCCTGGAATCACCAGGATAGAGGAGCTTTCCGGAAAAAGGGTGGCCCTTGTTCCGGCATCGACGTCTTCTCTCCTTCTCACCCTTTTCCAGGACAAGGTGGCAAAGACCATCAATGAATGCGACACCGTACATGTCGCAAATGAAAAGGAGGCCCTGGAGATGCTCTCCTCAGGGAAGGCAGACGGGGCGGTCCTCAGTGACCCCACACTCCAGGAAGCCATAAACAGGAAATTCAAGGTGATCGCGTCAACGGCAAAGACTCCGCTGGTGGAGGAATACTGCGTGGCTGGCGGGCCTTTCATGAAAGCCTACCCTGAAAGGGTCGATGACCTGGTGCGGGCATGGTTTGAGTTGCTCGAGATCTACCAGAAGAGCCCCGGAATGGGAAAGCGCCTCGTGAGCAAAGGGTGCGGCCTTGACCAGGAGAAGCTCTCCCTTTTCCTGTCCCATGTCACTT
This window contains:
- a CDS encoding transporter substrate-binding domain-containing protein; the encoded protein is MVTKAGCIKAVVVVLLIGAAVAGIYYYTLQKKPRPVAPEPPSAYEGQVRIGVTDRTSSLLFYALGNLMKGKGYEVILIPVSDPDEVWGRLAAGSIDVTCAPIDAIALGFARQKPGAVIFKVATSCGADAIVVKPGITRIEELSGKRVALVPASTSSLLLTLFQDKVAKTINECDTVHVANEKEALEMLSSGKADGAVLSDPTLQEAINRKFKVIASTAKTPLVEEYCVAGGPFMKAYPERVDDLVRAWFELLEIYQKSPGMGKRLVSKGCGLDQEKLSLFLSHVTFATLDENKEMSESELFRKLERFQKFWSLEGAPNAHLPLDLKSSFSLSTVRDLKAEDIQSVFIEDGASPSPSAAPTALPPPLPTRNPSPAVTPPLSPPPATPLPPVESIDVPLTE